Proteins from a genomic interval of Pseudomonas silesiensis:
- a CDS encoding FecR domain-containing protein, whose product MDRSVFNPRGEPHQQIVQQAINWLLRLRNNAANPGLRQQCDSWRAEHHEHELAWQRVQSLHAELSGNPRAVPGAQVALNTLENSAQRLGRRQALKLLSGALLMGSAAWLGKDAVGWQQWTADFATATGERRGFQLPDGTRLELNTASAVDLDYTAQQRLIKLTRGEIIVTCGGIDEGSSFDRPLRVHSRHGVYEGVGARYILRQEADCTRLSVTSGIVAILSPLAADGKPIRLSAGQSCLIDHRQAKPVPPLNMDVGAWVDGLIVTRNMRLEDFLDEVARYRHGYLKCSADIADLRLTGVFHLEDTDKLLAILPQTLPVQLRYRTRWWVTLERKA is encoded by the coding sequence ATGGATCGTTCAGTGTTCAATCCCCGCGGCGAGCCGCATCAGCAGATAGTCCAGCAAGCCATCAATTGGTTACTGCGGCTGCGCAACAACGCAGCCAATCCCGGGCTGCGCCAACAATGCGATAGCTGGCGGGCAGAACACCATGAGCACGAACTGGCCTGGCAACGAGTGCAATCCCTGCATGCCGAACTGAGCGGTAATCCACGGGCGGTACCGGGTGCGCAGGTCGCGCTCAATACGTTGGAAAATAGCGCTCAGAGACTGGGCAGACGCCAGGCACTGAAGCTACTGTCGGGTGCGCTGCTGATGGGCTCTGCCGCCTGGCTGGGCAAGGATGCAGTGGGCTGGCAACAATGGACCGCCGACTTTGCCACCGCCACCGGGGAGCGACGCGGCTTCCAGCTACCTGACGGCACACGCCTGGAGCTCAACACTGCCAGTGCGGTGGATCTGGATTACACCGCGCAGCAGCGGCTGATCAAACTGACTCGCGGCGAAATCATCGTGACCTGTGGCGGAATCGACGAAGGCTCTTCATTTGATCGACCGTTACGGGTGCACAGTCGCCATGGCGTGTATGAAGGGGTGGGGGCGCGTTACATCCTGCGCCAGGAAGCCGACTGCACTCGACTCAGTGTCACCAGTGGCATCGTCGCGATTCTTTCGCCGCTGGCTGCTGACGGCAAACCGATTCGTCTGAGCGCCGGGCAAAGTTGTTTGATCGATCACCGCCAGGCGAAGCCGGTGCCGCCGCTGAACATGGATGTCGGCGCCTGGGTCGACGGCCTGATCGTGACCCGAAACATGCGCCTGGAGGATTTCCTCGATGAAGTCGCACGCTACCGGCACGGTTATCTGAAGTGCTCGGCGGACATTGCCGACTTGCGCCTGACCGGGGTTTTCCATCTTGAAGACACCGACAAGCTGCTGGCCATACTGCCGCAAACCCTGCCCGTGCAACTGCGCTATCGCACTCGCTGGTGGGTGACACTGGAGCGAAAGGCCTGA
- a CDS encoding SRPBCC family protein — protein sequence MSTLQPDTLIKNPEGDAVVASVEVPADAAQVWAVVGDFAGFDRFIPALSHIEMTGEGVSSLRKKFFRDGNLVVEQLNSRDEQARSMTWTTIYNTLGVAQLWAAMSVEALGANKSRATWTIIAEPAQGGGQALPEFNAFVQGFADDAMNNVLKLFV from the coding sequence ATGAGCACTCTGCAACCCGATACCCTGATCAAAAACCCTGAAGGCGACGCTGTCGTGGCGTCGGTGGAAGTACCGGCCGATGCCGCCCAGGTCTGGGCGGTGGTCGGCGACTTTGCCGGCTTCGATCGCTTCATTCCGGCGCTGTCGCACATCGAGATGACCGGCGAAGGCGTGTCATCCCTGCGCAAGAAATTCTTCAGGGACGGCAATCTGGTGGTCGAACAACTCAATTCCCGGGATGAGCAGGCACGGAGCATGACCTGGACCACGATCTACAACACCTTGGGCGTGGCCCAGTTGTGGGCGGCGATGAGTGTAGAAGCGCTCGGGGCGAACAAGTCGCGGGCGACCTGGACCATCATTGCCGAACCGGCGCAGGGCGGTGGCCAAGCCTTGCCGGAATTCAACGCGTTCGTGCAGGGGTTTGCCGATGATGCGATGAACAATGTGTTGAAGCTGTTTGTGTAG